A single genomic interval of Bradyrhizobium sp. AZCC 1693 harbors:
- a CDS encoding ATP-dependent Clp protease adaptor ClpS, protein METKETERHSISDLASGLLSEVRLLNDDYTPMEFVAYVLEWVFGKDRETATRIMLEIHNEGVGACGIYPHHVADAKVTEVLDLARQHKHPLQCMRERITSAC, encoded by the coding sequence ATGGAGACGAAAGAAACCGAACGTCACAGCATCTCGGACCTAGCCTCGGGACTATTGAGCGAAGTACGGCTCCTGAATGACGACTACACTCCGATGGAGTTCGTGGCTTACGTATTGGAGTGGGTATTCGGTAAGGACCGCGAGACCGCCACTCGGATCATGCTTGAGATCCATAATGAGGGTGTCGGTGCGTGCGGTATCTATCCCCACCACGTCGCCGACGCGAAGGTGACAGAGGTACTTGACCTGGCACGCCAGCATAAGCATCCACTGCAATGCATGCGCGAGCGAATCACGTCCGCCTGTTAG
- a CDS encoding nucleotidyltransferase family protein has protein sequence MSVTPAKAMVLAAGLGLRMRPLTDHMPKPLVRVAGQPLLDHVLDKLAGAGVSEAVVNVHYLPDQIIQHTASRARPRIIISDERDEVLGTGGAVVKALPLLGKEPFFHLNADTMWIDGVRPNLARLAETFDPDRMDILLLMAPTTSSIGYAGRGDYAMLPDGALRKRREHQVVPFVYAGAAIMSPSLFADAPAGEFSLTKMFDRANEQERLFGLRLDGVWMHVGTPDAVQAAEEAFLESVA, from the coding sequence ATGTCCGTTACGCCCGCCAAAGCCATGGTTCTTGCCGCCGGTCTCGGTTTGCGCATGCGCCCGCTCACCGACCATATGCCGAAGCCGCTGGTGCGCGTGGCCGGCCAGCCTTTGCTCGATCACGTGCTGGACAAGCTCGCCGGTGCCGGCGTCAGCGAAGCCGTGGTCAACGTGCATTATTTGCCCGACCAGATCATCCAGCACACCGCGAGCCGGGCCCGGCCCCGCATCATCATTTCCGACGAACGCGACGAGGTGCTCGGCACCGGCGGCGCGGTCGTGAAGGCACTGCCGCTGCTCGGCAAGGAGCCGTTCTTCCACCTCAACGCCGACACGATGTGGATCGACGGTGTGCGGCCCAATCTGGCGCGGCTCGCCGAAACCTTCGATCCTGACCGGATGGACATCCTGCTCCTGATGGCGCCGACCACGAGCAGCATCGGCTATGCCGGCCGCGGCGACTACGCGATGCTGCCGGACGGCGCGTTGCGCAAACGGCGTGAACACCAGGTGGTGCCGTTCGTCTATGCGGGTGCGGCGATCATGTCGCCCTCGCTGTTTGCCGACGCGCCCGCCGGCGAGTTTTCGCTGACCAAAATGTTCGACCGCGCCAACGAGCAGGAGCGGCTGTTCGGCCTGCGGCTCGACGGCGTCTGGATGCACGTCGGAACCCCCGACGCGGTGCAGGCCGCGGAAGAGGCGTTTCTGGAAAGCGTGGCCTGA
- a CDS encoding PilZ domain-containing protein: MAGAERRKGDRVVFERGFAAHMMGIDGTWRRDCVMEDVSETGAKLTVEGSVEGLHLKEFFLLLSSTGLAYRRCELAWVNGDQIGVNFLKQGDKKKKAAKRGAEDAEA; encoded by the coding sequence ATGGCGGGCGCGGAACGGCGCAAGGGAGATCGGGTCGTATTCGAGCGCGGCTTTGCGGCGCACATGATGGGCATCGACGGCACCTGGCGGCGCGACTGCGTCATGGAAGACGTCTCCGAGACCGGCGCCAAGCTGACGGTCGAAGGTTCGGTCGAGGGCCTGCATCTGAAGGAATTCTTCCTGCTGCTGTCGTCCACGGGGCTAGCCTATCGGCGCTGCGAGCTGGCCTGGGTCAATGGCGATCAGATCGGCGTCAACTTCCTGAAACAGGGCGACAAGAAGAAGAAGGCGGCCAAGCGCGGGGCCGAGGACGCCGAAGCCTGA
- the tsaE gene encoding tRNA (adenosine(37)-N6)-threonylcarbamoyltransferase complex ATPase subunit type 1 TsaE: MTAPATFTAALANETATAHLMADLALLVGPGDVITLSGDLGAGKTAAARAMIRYLANDPTLEVPSPTFTLAQNYDVPFPLLHADLYRINDSSELEEIGLSPLPEGTLALIEWPERAPDVLPEDRVDIAFSHRPALGSTARAAEITGYGKAAAQVARLSSLRKFLSDAGFLDAARERMPGDASTRSYARLIRDDGTSILMNSPRRPDGPAIYDGKSYSAAVHLAEDVKPFVAIDNGLRAHGFSAPAIRHADLNSGFLITEDFGTAGVVEGDPPRPIVECYEAATDMLAELHRKPLPETVPLEPQGSYQIPPYDIHAWLVEISLMLEWYLPDRGAEISQQRRDEFVAMWRTLLEKPAAAPRTWVMRDFHSPNIIWLGERTGILRVGIIDFQDAVLGPAAYDLVSLLQDARLDVPEQLELTLLTRYIKARRAVDDQFDPASFAELYAIMSAQRNTRLLGTFARLNRRDGKPQYLRHQPRIWTYLNRSLAHPALAAFREWYAANVPPPLP, translated from the coding sequence ATGACCGCGCCCGCGACATTTACGGCAGCGCTTGCGAACGAGACCGCGACGGCGCATCTGATGGCCGATCTCGCGCTGCTGGTCGGCCCTGGCGACGTCATCACGCTCTCGGGCGATCTCGGCGCGGGGAAGACGGCCGCGGCGCGCGCGATGATCCGCTATCTCGCCAACGATCCAACGCTGGAAGTACCAAGCCCGACGTTTACGCTGGCACAGAACTACGATGTGCCGTTTCCGCTTCTCCACGCCGATCTCTATCGGATCAATGATTCGAGCGAGCTGGAGGAAATCGGATTGTCGCCGCTACCGGAAGGCACGCTGGCGCTGATCGAATGGCCGGAGCGCGCACCTGATGTGCTGCCCGAAGATCGCGTCGACATCGCCTTCAGCCATCGCCCGGCGCTCGGGTCCACGGCGCGCGCCGCCGAAATCACCGGCTACGGCAAGGCGGCGGCGCAGGTGGCGCGATTGAGCAGCTTGCGAAAGTTTCTCAGCGATGCCGGCTTCCTGGATGCGGCGCGCGAGCGCATGCCCGGCGACGCCTCGACGCGCTCCTATGCGCGGCTGATTCGCGACGACGGCACGTCGATCCTGATGAATTCGCCGCGCCGTCCGGATGGGCCCGCGATCTATGACGGAAAATCCTACAGCGCGGCCGTTCATCTCGCCGAGGACGTCAAGCCGTTCGTCGCCATCGACAACGGCCTGCGTGCGCACGGCTTTTCGGCGCCCGCCATCCGCCACGCCGATCTGAATTCCGGTTTCCTGATCACCGAGGATTTTGGCACCGCCGGCGTCGTCGAAGGTGATCCGCCGCGGCCGATCGTCGAGTGCTACGAGGCGGCGACCGACATGCTGGCGGAGCTGCATCGCAAACCCCTGCCCGAAACGGTGCCGCTGGAGCCGCAGGGCTCATACCAAATTCCCCCCTACGATATCCATGCATGGCTGGTCGAAATCAGCCTGATGCTCGAATGGTATCTGCCGGATCGCGGCGCCGAAATCAGCCAGCAACGGCGCGACGAGTTCGTCGCGATGTGGCGAACGTTGCTGGAAAAGCCGGCAGCCGCGCCGCGCACCTGGGTGATGCGGGATTTTCATTCGCCCAACATCATCTGGCTCGGCGAGCGCACGGGAATCTTGCGCGTCGGGATTATCGACTTCCAGGATGCCGTGCTTGGCCCCGCCGCCTACGATCTGGTGTCACTGCTGCAGGACGCCCGGCTCGACGTTCCCGAGCAACTCGAATTGACGCTCCTGACCCGCTACATCAAGGCGCGCCGCGCGGTGGATGATCAGTTCGATCCGGCCAGCTTTGCCGAGCTTTACGCCATCATGTCGGCGCAGCGGAATACCCGGCTGCTCGGCACCTTCGCCCGGCTCAACCGGCGGGACGGCAAGCCGCAATATCTGCGCCACCAACCCCGGATCTGGACCTACCTGAACCGCTCGCTGGCGCACCCGGCGCTGGCGGCATTTCGCGAATGGTATGCCGCCAACGTGCCGCCGCCACTCCCCTGA
- a CDS encoding PAS domain-containing sensor histidine kinase: MSGVVAAMRRTLLSCTSLARHGVIALATALAAAPEPASAADLGITQTISALLDLNHQEFAVLTTALSLLGFTVVAAILLMRTRIRATRMELDLRSDIADLQVQADRLRALLFAEPQILIAWAAGDNRPQISGDTSLLISPDALSNSPQRILAFGTWLPPEPALQMDHAVDALREAGEGFLLNLSTSNGRAIEAMGRAIGGQAIVRIRELGGLRRELAESNLRYRTLLEETELLRDFAAAVPWPIWAKSAEGNLRYANAAYVRATEGASVAETIHRNLELLENDQRAEMGRVLNDNSTFSARLPIVVGGERRIYDVQALRLSAGSAGIAIDASEATALRDAMERMAEAHRRTLDQLSSGVAVFDGQRRLAFYNESYRRLWGLDQAFLDSNPDDSSVLDRLRAARKLPEQPDFRAWKAKLHEAYRAMEPENYTWFLPDGRAVSVVTTPNLEGGVTYLFDNVTESLDLARRYDRLTRVQHETLDNLAEAVAVFGSNGRVELFNPAFEKMWKLSAESLKEQPHIETVEAWCTPLFDDVLTWRALREAITAIDNRAQVALKLERKDGSVLDCMTMPLPDGATMLTFQDITDTENVERALRERNEALEAADQMKVDFVHHVSYELRAPLTTIIGFAHFLSDPSTGPLTPKQAEYLDYVTKSTNALLALTNNILDLATIDAGAMKLELGPVNIEKAIQAAAEGIQDRLATDRIELKVDIDPNIGNFTGDERRVVQVLYNLLANAVGFSPHDAAVTISARRTEHRVIFTVSDSGPGIPADVKDKVFDWFESHSHGSRHRGAGLGLSLVRSFVELHGGKVRVDSVVGKGTTVTCDFPIDQNAHRNAAE; encoded by the coding sequence ATGTCAGGCGTAGTCGCGGCGATGCGTCGAACCCTGCTGTCGTGCACCTCACTGGCGCGCCACGGCGTGATTGCGCTCGCCACCGCTTTGGCCGCCGCTCCGGAACCCGCGTCGGCCGCTGACCTGGGCATCACGCAGACGATTTCCGCCCTGCTCGACCTCAATCACCAGGAATTTGCAGTACTGACGACGGCGCTGTCGTTGCTCGGCTTTACCGTGGTGGCGGCGATCCTGCTGATGCGCACGCGCATTCGGGCCACCCGGATGGAACTCGACCTGCGCTCCGACATCGCCGACCTGCAGGTGCAGGCCGATCGCCTGCGCGCGCTCTTGTTCGCCGAGCCCCAGATCCTGATCGCCTGGGCCGCGGGCGACAACCGGCCCCAGATCAGCGGCGACACCTCGCTTCTGATCTCGCCGGACGCGCTGTCCAATTCGCCGCAGCGTATCCTCGCCTTTGGAACCTGGCTGCCCCCGGAACCGGCGCTGCAGATGGACCATGCGGTCGACGCGTTGCGCGAGGCCGGCGAAGGCTTTCTGCTCAATCTCTCCACCTCGAACGGCCGCGCCATCGAAGCGATGGGCCGTGCCATTGGCGGGCAAGCCATTGTGCGGATTCGCGAACTCGGCGGGTTGCGCCGGGAGCTCGCCGAATCCAATCTCCGCTACAGAACGCTTCTGGAGGAGACTGAGCTGTTGCGCGATTTCGCCGCCGCCGTACCGTGGCCGATCTGGGCCAAGAGCGCAGAGGGCAATCTGCGTTACGCCAATGCGGCCTATGTGCGGGCTACCGAGGGCGCAAGCGTCGCGGAAACCATCCACCGCAACCTCGAACTCCTGGAGAACGACCAGCGCGCCGAGATGGGCCGGGTGCTGAACGACAATTCCACCTTCAGCGCGCGGCTGCCGATCGTGGTCGGCGGCGAGCGGCGCATCTATGACGTGCAGGCGCTCAGGCTCAGCGCCGGCAGCGCCGGCATCGCCATCGACGCCAGCGAGGCGACCGCTCTGCGCGACGCCATGGAGCGGATGGCGGAAGCCCATCGCCGCACCCTCGACCAGTTGTCGTCGGGGGTAGCCGTGTTCGACGGCCAGCGGCGGCTTGCCTTCTACAATGAATCCTACCGGCGGCTGTGGGGCCTCGACCAGGCCTTCCTCGATTCCAATCCCGACGATTCGAGCGTGCTCGATCGCTTACGCGCAGCGCGCAAACTGCCCGAACAGCCCGACTTCCGGGCCTGGAAGGCCAAGCTGCACGAAGCCTATCGCGCCATGGAGCCCGAGAACTATACCTGGTTCCTGCCCGACGGCCGCGCCGTCAGCGTCGTCACCACACCGAATCTCGAAGGCGGCGTCACCTATCTGTTCGACAATGTCACCGAAAGCCTCGATCTCGCACGCCGCTACGACCGGCTGACCCGGGTCCAGCATGAGACGCTGGATAATCTCGCCGAAGCGGTCGCGGTTTTCGGCAGCAATGGCCGCGTGGAACTGTTCAATCCTGCTTTCGAGAAAATGTGGAAGCTGTCGGCGGAATCGCTCAAAGAACAGCCGCACATCGAGACCGTGGAAGCCTGGTGCACGCCGCTGTTCGACGATGTGCTGACCTGGCGGGCGCTGCGCGAGGCGATCACTGCGATCGATAACCGCGCGCAGGTGGCGCTGAAGCTCGAGCGCAAGGACGGCAGCGTGCTGGACTGCATGACCATGCCGTTGCCCGACGGCGCGACCATGTTGACCTTCCAGGACATCACCGACACCGAAAATGTCGAGCGCGCATTGCGCGAACGCAACGAGGCGCTGGAGGCCGCCGACCAGATGAAGGTCGATTTCGTCCACCACGTCTCCTACGAACTGCGCGCCCCCCTCACCACCATCATCGGCTTTGCGCACTTCCTCAGCGATCCCTCGACCGGCCCGCTGACGCCGAAGCAGGCCGAGTATCTCGATTACGTCACCAAGTCGACCAACGCGCTGCTGGCGCTCACCAACAACATCCTCGATCTCGCCACCATCGATGCCGGCGCCATGAAGCTCGAGCTCGGCCCGGTGAATATCGAAAAGGCCATCCAGGCAGCCGCCGAAGGCATCCAGGACCGGCTGGCGACCGACCGCATCGAACTCAAGGTCGACATCGATCCCAATATCGGCAACTTCACCGGCGACGAGCGGCGCGTGGTGCAGGTGCTCTATAATTTGCTTGCCAACGCCGTCGGATTTTCGCCGCACGATGCCGCGGTCACGATCAGCGCGCGGCGGACCGAGCATCGCGTGATCTTCACCGTCAGCGATTCCGGCCCCGGCATTCCGGCTGATGTGAAAGACAAGGTGTTCGACTGGTTCGAGAGCCACTCCCACGGCTCGCGTCACCGCGGCGCCGGCCTCGGCCTGTCGCTGGTGCGCTCCTTTGTCGAACTGCACGGCGGCAAGGTGCGCGTCGATTCGGTGGTCGGCAAGGGCACGACGGTCACCTGCGACTTTCCGATCGACCAGAACGCGCATCGCAACGCCGCCGAATGA
- the dut gene encoding dUTP diphosphatase: MNATVKVEIHQLPHGEDLALPAYQSADAAGLDLLAAVPADTPLILPPGKHAMVPTGLTIALPSGYEAQVRPRSGLAAKHGVTVLNSPGTVDADYRGEINVLLINHGDTPFPIRRGERIAQIVIAPVVQAHLVPVVSLSTTDRGSGGFGSTGH, encoded by the coding sequence GTGAACGCGACCGTGAAAGTCGAAATCCACCAACTGCCGCATGGCGAAGATCTCGCGCTGCCGGCCTATCAAAGCGCTGATGCCGCCGGGCTCGACCTGCTGGCCGCGGTTCCCGCGGACACGCCGCTGATTCTGCCGCCCGGGAAACATGCGATGGTGCCGACCGGGCTGACGATCGCGCTGCCATCAGGCTATGAAGCGCAGGTGCGGCCGCGTTCCGGGCTTGCCGCCAAGCATGGCGTCACCGTCTTGAATTCGCCCGGCACGGTGGACGCGGATTACCGCGGCGAGATCAACGTCCTCCTGATCAACCATGGCGACACGCCATTCCCGATCCGGCGCGGCGAGCGCATCGCGCAGATCGTGATCGCGCCGGTCGTGCAGGCGCACCTGGTTCCAGTAGTGTCGCTTTCAACAACCGATCGCGGCAGTGGCGGTTTCGGCTCGACTGGACACTGA
- the coaBC gene encoding bifunctional phosphopantothenoylcysteine decarboxylase/phosphopantothenate--cysteine ligase CoaBC: protein MASLTIRKLDETVKAYLRLRSAGNGRSVEEEVRVILGELIQGRPELPGATSSPPSAEGPAQTLRPGSTTGERNVTLIIGGGIAAYKALDLIRRLKDRHIGVRCVLTKAAQQFVTPLSASALSNERVYTDLFDAESEFDAGHIRLARECDLIVVAPATADLMAKMAHGHADDLATAILLAANRPILLAPAMNPLMWNNAATRRNVLQLRRDGIHMIGPNVGEMAEAGEAGVGRMSEAIEIAAAAVDILRPPQPRPLAGKRVLITAGPTHEPIDPVRYIANRSSGKQGFAIAAAAQAAGADVTLVSGPVDLRDPAGVTVIRVESARDMLHRVEAALPADIAIFAAAVADWRVANEGEQKLKKTSAGMPPLQLVENPDILATISKLTDKRPPLVIGFAAETEHLIDNAKAKIARKGCDWIVANDVSPALGVMGGDRNTVHLLTRDGADEIKVDSWPVMTKEQVAAELVAKIAKKVEQNS from the coding sequence ATGGCCAGCCTGACCATCCGAAAACTGGACGAGACCGTCAAAGCCTATCTGCGCCTCCGGTCGGCCGGGAACGGCCGCTCCGTCGAGGAGGAAGTCCGGGTCATCCTCGGGGAGTTGATCCAGGGGCGCCCCGAACTGCCGGGCGCAACTTCCTCGCCGCCATCCGCTGAGGGGCCCGCACAGACCCTGCGGCCCGGCAGCACCACCGGTGAACGGAATGTCACCCTGATCATCGGCGGCGGCATCGCCGCCTACAAGGCGCTGGACCTGATCCGGCGCCTGAAGGACCGGCATATCGGCGTCCGCTGCGTGCTGACCAAGGCCGCACAGCAATTCGTCACCCCGCTTTCCGCCAGCGCGCTGTCGAACGAGCGCGTCTATACCGACCTGTTTGACGCCGAGAGCGAATTCGACGCCGGTCACATCCGTCTCGCGCGCGAATGCGATCTGATCGTGGTAGCGCCGGCAACCGCCGATCTGATGGCCAAGATGGCGCACGGCCATGCCGACGATCTCGCCACCGCGATCCTGCTGGCGGCGAACCGTCCGATCCTGCTGGCGCCCGCGATGAACCCCTTGATGTGGAATAACGCCGCTACCCGCCGCAACGTGCTGCAGTTGCGGCGCGACGGCATCCACATGATCGGCCCCAATGTCGGCGAAATGGCCGAAGCGGGCGAAGCCGGCGTCGGGCGAATGTCGGAGGCGATCGAAATCGCCGCGGCGGCCGTCGACATCCTGCGTCCGCCGCAACCGCGGCCGCTCGCCGGCAAGCGCGTGCTGATCACGGCCGGACCGACGCATGAGCCGATCGACCCCGTGCGCTATATCGCCAACCGATCCTCCGGCAAGCAGGGTTTTGCCATCGCCGCCGCGGCGCAGGCCGCAGGCGCCGATGTCACACTGGTCTCCGGGCCTGTGGACTTGCGCGATCCGGCGGGCGTCACGGTCATCCGCGTGGAGTCGGCGCGCGACATGCTGCATCGGGTGGAAGCCGCTCTACCGGCCGATATCGCGATCTTCGCCGCCGCCGTTGCCGACTGGCGCGTCGCCAATGAGGGCGAGCAGAAGCTGAAAAAGACTTCTGCCGGCATGCCGCCACTGCAACTGGTCGAAAACCCTGACATTCTCGCGACGATCTCGAAGCTGACGGACAAGCGTCCACCACTGGTGATCGGGTTTGCGGCCGAGACCGAGCATCTGATCGACAACGCCAAGGCCAAGATCGCGCGCAAGGGCTGCGACTGGATCGTCGCCAACGACGTTTCGCCCGCACTGGGGGTGATGGGCGGCGACCGCAACACCGTTCACTTGCTGACGCGCGACGGTGCCGACGAGATCAAGGTTGATTCCTGGCCCGTGATGACCAAGGAACAGGTCGCAGCCGAGCTGGTGGCGAAGATCGCAAAGAAGGTGGAGCAGAATTCGTGA
- the ubiB gene encoding 2-polyprenylphenol 6-hydroxylase, whose amino-acid sequence MISAATHIARLVRAAYVFAREGVFGVVDPSLVPPPGQLALRLARLIERPGAKSGPRLSRALTRLGPAYLKLGQFLATRPDVVGVAMARDLEALQDRLPPFSQAEAEVVIAQSLERPLAKAFVSLGPPVAAASIAQVHRAEIERDGVRQPVAVKVLRPNVAARFRRDLSDFFFVAHNAEAHSAEARRLRLIEVINTMSRSVAMEMDLRLEAAALSEMAENTRDDPDFRVPTVDWDRTTHNVLTMEWIDGIALNDHARLAQSHIDLPDLGRKVIQSFLRHALRDGFFHADMHPGNLFLDEAGRLVAVDFGIMGRLGLKERRFLAEILLGFITRDYRRVAEVHFEAGYVPGHHSVENFAQAIRAIGEPIHNRTAEEISMAKLLTLLLEVTGLFDMQTRPELILLQKTMVVVEGVARGFDPRLDIWKVADPVVREWIERNLGPLGRVQGAMTGAGELGRVMTGLPAIASRAVAVLENMEKMTREGLTLSPETIAAMGRAEGRKSRWRTVALWIIAATFIGILIAIRQL is encoded by the coding sequence GTGATTTCTGCGGCGACCCACATCGCGCGGCTCGTCCGCGCCGCTTACGTGTTCGCGCGCGAAGGCGTGTTCGGCGTCGTCGATCCGAGCCTGGTGCCGCCGCCCGGGCAGCTAGCGCTGCGGCTGGCGCGGCTGATCGAACGCCCCGGCGCCAAATCCGGCCCGCGGCTGTCGCGGGCGCTGACGCGCCTCGGCCCGGCCTATCTCAAGCTCGGCCAGTTTCTGGCGACCCGGCCCGACGTGGTCGGCGTCGCGATGGCGCGCGATCTGGAAGCCCTGCAGGACCGGCTGCCGCCGTTTTCGCAAGCCGAGGCGGAGGTCGTCATCGCCCAGTCGCTGGAACGCCCGCTGGCAAAAGCCTTTGTCAGCCTCGGGCCGCCGGTCGCCGCCGCTTCCATCGCGCAGGTGCATCGCGCCGAGATCGAGCGCGACGGCGTGCGCCAGCCGGTCGCCGTAAAGGTGCTCCGGCCCAATGTCGCCGCGCGCTTTCGCCGCGACCTCTCCGATTTCTTCTTCGTCGCGCACAATGCGGAAGCGCATTCGGCCGAAGCGCGGCGGCTGCGGCTGATCGAGGTCATCAACACGATGTCGCGCTCGGTCGCAATGGAGATGGACCTGCGGCTCGAAGCGGCCGCCTTGTCCGAGATGGCGGAGAACACGCGCGACGATCCGGATTTCCGCGTGCCGACCGTCGACTGGGATCGCACCACCCACAACGTGCTGACGATGGAGTGGATCGACGGCATCGCGCTGAACGACCATGCGCGACTGGCGCAGTCGCACATCGATCTGCCCGATCTCGGCCGCAAGGTGATCCAGAGCTTTCTGCGCCACGCGCTGCGCGACGGTTTCTTCCATGCCGACATGCATCCCGGCAATCTGTTTCTCGACGAGGCCGGCCGGCTGGTGGCGGTCGATTTCGGCATCATGGGCCGGCTCGGGCTGAAGGAGCGGCGCTTCCTCGCCGAAATTCTCTTGGGCTTCATCACGCGCGACTACCGCCGCGTCGCCGAAGTGCATTTCGAGGCCGGCTACGTGCCGGGCCATCACTCGGTGGAGAATTTCGCGCAAGCCATCCGCGCCATCGGCGAGCCGATCCACAACCGCACCGCCGAAGAAATCTCGATGGCGAAGCTGCTGACGCTTCTCCTCGAAGTCACCGGCCTGTTCGACATGCAGACCCGGCCCGAACTGATCCTGCTGCAGAAGACCATGGTGGTGGTCGAAGGGGTCGCCCGCGGCTTCGATCCCAGGCTCGACATCTGGAAGGTCGCCGATCCCGTGGTGCGCGAATGGATCGAGCGCAATCTCGGTCCGCTCGGGCGAGTTCAGGGCGCGATGACCGGCGCGGGCGAACTCGGCCGCGTGATGACGGGCCTGCCTGCGATCGCCTCGCGGGCGGTTGCCGTGCTTGAGAACATGGAGAAGATGACCCGGGAGGGCCTGACTTTGTCGCCGGAGACGATCGCGGCGATGGGACGGGCCGAGGGCCGCAAGAGCCGCTGGCGGACGGTGGCGCTCTGGATCATCGCGGCGACCTTTATCGGAATTCTGATCGCCATCCGGCAGCTATGA
- the ubiE gene encoding bifunctional demethylmenaquinone methyltransferase/2-methoxy-6-polyprenyl-1,4-benzoquinol methylase UbiE, with product MDRPDQTTHFGFRDVPLGDKQTLVNDVFHSVASRYDLMNDLMSAGLHRVWKDIMITALNPPKNDAPFALLDVAGGTGDIAFRAAEAAGLGFHATVCDINTDMLGVGRNRALARHLDHQVSFVEGNAETLAFPDRSFDAYTIAFGIRNVPRIDAALREAYRVLRPGSRFLCLEFSTVDVPGLDRLYDFFSFKVIPPLGRAVTGDADSYQYLVESIRKFPRPNQFAEMIRDAGFARVKWESLSGGIVALHSGWRL from the coding sequence ATGGATCGGCCGGATCAAACCACCCATTTTGGCTTCAGGGACGTGCCCCTGGGGGACAAGCAGACGCTGGTGAACGACGTATTTCACAGCGTGGCGTCCCGTTACGACCTGATGAACGATCTGATGTCGGCGGGCCTGCACCGGGTCTGGAAGGACATCATGATCACGGCGCTCAATCCGCCGAAAAACGATGCGCCGTTTGCCCTGCTCGACGTCGCCGGCGGTACCGGCGACATCGCCTTCCGTGCAGCCGAGGCGGCAGGCCTGGGCTTCCACGCCACCGTCTGCGACATCAATACCGATATGCTCGGGGTCGGCCGCAACCGCGCGCTGGCGCGTCATCTCGACCACCAGGTGTCGTTTGTCGAGGGTAATGCCGAGACGTTGGCGTTTCCGGACCGTTCTTTCGACGCCTACACCATCGCGTTCGGCATTCGCAACGTGCCGCGGATCGATGCCGCGCTGCGCGAGGCCTATCGCGTGCTGCGGCCCGGCAGCCGGTTCCTGTGTCTGGAATTCTCCACCGTCGACGTCCCCGGGCTTGACCGGTTGTACGACTTCTTCTCGTTCAAGGTGATACCGCCGCTCGGCCGCGCCGTGACGGGCGATGCGGACTCCTATCAATATCTCGTCGAGTCGATCCGCAAGTTTCCCCGGCCCAATCAATTCGCCGAGATGATCCGCGACGCCGGCTTTGCGCGGGTGAAGTGGGAAAGCCTCTCCGGCGGCATCGTGGCGTTGCATTCGGGCTGGCGTTTGTGA
- the mutM gene encoding bifunctional DNA-formamidopyrimidine glycosylase/DNA-(apurinic or apyrimidinic site) lyase, whose product MPELPEVETVRRGLQPAMEGSKIVKAEARRKDLRFPFQKDFIARLEGQTVTGLGRRAKYLMADLGSGDVLLMHLGMSGSFRVLEGNGDTTPGQFHHPRSEDRAHDHVVFHMSSGAAVVFNDPRRFGYMKIIARNALEDEPLLKDLGPEPLGNEFDAAMLARSCFNKKTSLKAALLDQRVVAGLGNIYVCEALYRSHLSPRRLAATLATKAGQHNGVAGGEPTDHAVRLVHAIHSVLNQAIKAGGSSISDHRLTSGELGYFQHSFQVYDREDEKCQTKGCGGIVRRFVQNGRSTFWCPKCQK is encoded by the coding sequence ATGCCTGAATTGCCCGAAGTTGAGACTGTCCGCCGCGGCCTTCAGCCCGCCATGGAAGGGTCGAAAATCGTCAAAGCGGAAGCCCGGCGCAAGGATTTGCGGTTTCCCTTTCAAAAAGATTTTATCGCGCGGCTGGAGGGCCAGACCGTGACCGGTCTCGGCCGTCGCGCCAAATACCTGATGGCGGATCTTGGCTCCGGCGATGTGCTCTTGATGCATCTGGGCATGTCCGGCTCGTTCCGGGTGCTCGAAGGCAACGGCGACACTACGCCGGGCCAATTCCACCATCCGCGCAGCGAGGACCGCGCGCATGATCACGTGGTGTTTCACATGTCGTCGGGCGCGGCCGTCGTGTTCAACGACCCGCGCCGCTTCGGTTACATGAAAATCATCGCCCGCAACGCGCTGGAGGATGAGCCGCTGTTGAAGGACCTCGGCCCGGAGCCGCTCGGCAATGAATTCGACGCCGCGATGCTGGCGCGCTCGTGCTTCAACAAAAAGACCAGCCTGAAGGCCGCGCTGCTCGACCAGCGGGTGGTCGCGGGGCTCGGCAATATCTATGTCTGCGAGGCGCTGTACCGGTCGCATCTGTCGCCGCGCCGGTTGGCGGCGACGCTGGCGACGAAGGCCGGACAACACAATGGCGTTGCCGGGGGAGAGCCGACCGATCACGCCGTGCGGCTGGTGCATGCGATTCATTCGGTGCTGAATCAGGCGATCAAGGCCGGCGGTTCCTCGATCAGCGATCATCGCCTGACGTCGGGCGAACTCGGCTATTTCCAGCACTCGTTCCAGGTCTATGACCGCGAGGACGAAAAATGCCAGACCAAAGGCTGCGGCGGCATCGTCCGGCGCTTCGTTCAAAACGGCCGCTCGACTTTCTGGTGCCCCAAATGTCAGAAATAA